One Actinomyces marmotae DNA window includes the following coding sequences:
- a CDS encoding phosphatidate cytidylyltransferase, with product MTILSALLTPPPTRNRAPLPATGRAGRNLPAAIGVSAVLIAGILASLVFEKKYFVGVVILAVCGALWELAGAFARKGIALPLLPLWVGSAGIAITAWTLGAEGAFGAYLATVGACVLWSFVERAEAEDGTILEASPHDVPRTDAHDEARRSRSVDATASVLAATYLPFLASFAVLLAAQDHGVAKVITLFALPIANDTGGWLVGITMGRNPMAPAVSPKKSWEGFAGSLIAAVGAGAACVAFLDGPLWAGAALGACCTIVATLGDLGESLLKRDLGLKDMGTLLPGHGGLMDRLDSILVTAPIVYLFTLIPW from the coding sequence GTGACCATTCTGAGCGCTCTGCTGACACCGCCACCGACGCGCAATCGCGCGCCCCTGCCCGCCACGGGCCGGGCCGGCCGCAACCTGCCGGCCGCGATAGGCGTCTCCGCGGTCCTCATCGCCGGGATCCTGGCCTCCCTGGTCTTCGAGAAGAAGTACTTCGTCGGCGTCGTCATCCTCGCCGTGTGCGGGGCGCTGTGGGAACTCGCGGGCGCATTCGCTCGCAAGGGCATCGCCCTGCCGCTCCTGCCCCTGTGGGTGGGGTCCGCCGGCATCGCCATCACCGCCTGGACCCTCGGTGCCGAGGGCGCCTTCGGTGCCTACCTGGCGACCGTCGGGGCCTGCGTCCTGTGGTCCTTCGTGGAGCGCGCCGAGGCCGAGGACGGCACCATCCTCGAGGCCAGCCCCCACGACGTGCCGCGCACCGACGCCCACGACGAGGCCCGGCGCTCGCGCTCCGTGGATGCCACGGCCTCGGTCCTGGCCGCCACCTACCTCCCGTTCCTCGCCAGCTTCGCCGTGCTGCTCGCCGCCCAGGACCACGGCGTCGCCAAGGTCATCACCCTGTTCGCCCTGCCGATCGCCAACGACACCGGGGGCTGGCTGGTCGGCATCACGATGGGCCGCAACCCCATGGCCCCCGCGGTCTCCCCGAAGAAATCCTGGGAGGGGTTCGCCGGCTCCCTCATCGCCGCCGTCGGGGCGGGTGCGGCCTGCGTGGCGTTCCTCGACGGGCCGCTGTGGGCGGGCGCCGCGCTCGGCGCCTGCTGCACGATCGTGGCCACTCTCGGGGACCTGGGGGAGTCCCTCCTCAAGCGCGATCTCGGTCTGAAGGACATGGGCACGCTCCTGCCCGGGCACGGCGGCCTCATGGATCGGCTCGACTCGATCCTGGTCACCGCGCCCATCGTGTACCTGTTCACCCTCATCCCCTGGTGA